From one Flavobacterium kingsejongi genomic stretch:
- a CDS encoding helix-turn-helix transcriptional regulator produces MKKIVHHYGVELDWAAHFATQLDGTVDGNFIRIPETIHTGHRYILECDPGISVMYVDVVYHKELHLRQENNNDDFVGLYYNLTEGEAVLVSDTAANPVGRWDYNLAIVDSSLSSDYIVKPGSHTFALCIFIKKEAVKYYFKKNPTLSEHTDRLLDPKTNTVIKFTRMSNDSHNLISDLRSKTPGGPAFDFYLRGTVMALIADYIEKMDFKDLVIETLNEDDLTSIIKSQSYLIDNLDSAFPGIEFLAQQANMSESKYKGLFKKITGITPNAFFLNNKLIKAKTLLETGELSITQISDLLSFTNNSYFTVKFKDYFGMSPKKFIKQL; encoded by the coding sequence ATGAAAAAGATTGTCCACCATTATGGAGTCGAACTGGATTGGGCTGCGCATTTTGCCACACAACTTGATGGCACTGTAGACGGGAATTTCATCAGGATTCCCGAAACAATACATACGGGCCACCGCTATATCCTCGAGTGCGATCCCGGAATTTCGGTGATGTATGTTGATGTGGTTTACCATAAGGAACTGCACTTGCGCCAGGAAAACAACAATGATGATTTTGTGGGTTTGTATTACAATCTTACCGAAGGGGAAGCGGTATTGGTATCCGATACGGCGGCGAATCCTGTCGGGCGCTGGGATTATAACCTGGCCATTGTCGACAGCTCGCTGAGTTCCGATTATATCGTAAAACCCGGAAGCCATACTTTTGCCCTCTGCATCTTTATTAAAAAGGAAGCGGTAAAGTACTATTTTAAGAAAAACCCTACCTTAAGTGAACATACCGATCGGTTGCTGGATCCCAAAACCAATACCGTCATAAAGTTTACGCGAATGAGCAATGACAGCCACAACCTGATCAGTGACCTGAGAAGCAAAACACCCGGTGGCCCTGCCTTTGACTTTTACCTTAGGGGAACTGTCATGGCACTTATTGCTGATTATATCGAAAAAATGGATTTTAAGGACCTGGTCATCGAAACCCTGAATGAGGATGACCTGACCAGTATTATAAAATCCCAATCCTATCTGATTGATAACCTGGACAGTGCTTTCCCGGGAATTGAATTTTTAGCACAACAGGCCAATATGTCGGAATCGAAATACAAAGGGCTGTTCAAGAAAATTACTGGAATCACGCCCAATGCTTTTTTCTTAAACAACAAGCTCATCAAGGCAAAAACCCTATTAGAGACCGGGGAATTATCTATTACGCAGATTTCTGACCTGCTGAGTTTTACCAATAATTCATATTTTACCGTGAAATTTAAAGACTATTTCGGAATGTCCCCTAAGAAATTCATTAAACAGTTATAA
- the istA gene encoding IS21 family transposase yields the protein MANKITDMSKIRKVIKFYCNGKSKLFISSYLSLSRNTVKKYISLFEVLELSFELIDQKTDAELELLFSQTSVEAISPRLQTLYDFFPKMERELKKVGVTVQHMWEQYIAVNPDGYRTSQFHYHYNIWGKRVNPVMHMNHKAGDKMYVDYAGKTLSIIDIDTGEVKEVQFFVAILGASQYTYAEASMSQQKENFVDSVENAMRFFEGTPAAIVPDNLKSAVIKSSRFEPTINETLADLAEHYETTILPARAYRPRDKSLVEGAVKILYRRIYVTIKETKFFSLEELNQQIWDLLDSHNNRKLTGRPYSRFELFLEDEKEKLRPLPQDRFEIKYQSFATVMQNGHVQLSQDKNYYSVPYQYVKKKAKLLYTKSTVEIYYKYNRIAVHPRNYKPYVYTTTPEHLASTHQFVAQWSAARFIEWANNIDESVGEYIMQIIESRNHPEQAYKSCLGILNFEKKVGRQRLINACRRALDFKIYNFKTIQNILENNLDHIDFDQEPEQELPDHSNIRGKHYYN from the coding sequence ATGGCAAACAAAATAACAGACATGAGTAAAATTAGAAAAGTAATTAAATTCTATTGTAATGGAAAGAGTAAGTTATTTATAAGTAGCTACTTATCCCTTTCAAGAAATACGGTAAAGAAATATATTTCTTTATTTGAAGTTCTCGAATTAAGCTTTGAATTAATCGACCAAAAAACCGATGCAGAGCTGGAACTTTTATTCTCCCAGACTAGTGTAGAGGCCATTAGCCCGAGATTACAGACACTTTATGATTTTTTTCCTAAAATGGAACGTGAACTAAAAAAAGTTGGCGTTACCGTACAGCATATGTGGGAACAATATATTGCTGTAAATCCTGATGGTTATCGAACTTCACAATTTCATTATCATTACAATATATGGGGCAAACGAGTTAATCCGGTCATGCATATGAACCATAAGGCTGGTGATAAAATGTATGTTGATTATGCCGGAAAGACACTCTCAATTATTGATATAGATACTGGAGAAGTCAAAGAAGTACAATTTTTTGTAGCAATATTGGGCGCTAGCCAATACACGTATGCTGAAGCTTCCATGAGCCAGCAAAAGGAAAACTTTGTTGACTCGGTAGAAAATGCCATGCGCTTTTTTGAAGGCACTCCTGCCGCCATTGTTCCAGATAATTTAAAATCTGCCGTAATAAAAAGCAGTCGTTTTGAACCGACAATCAATGAAACCCTGGCTGATTTAGCAGAACATTACGAAACCACAATTTTACCTGCCAGAGCTTACAGGCCCAGAGACAAGTCACTAGTTGAAGGAGCTGTTAAGATATTATATCGAAGGATTTATGTAACCATAAAAGAAACTAAGTTCTTTTCTCTGGAAGAATTAAACCAGCAGATCTGGGATTTACTTGACTCTCACAATAACAGAAAACTGACAGGACGCCCTTATTCCCGCTTTGAATTATTTTTAGAAGACGAGAAAGAAAAACTGCGTCCACTCCCACAAGATCGTTTTGAAATTAAATACCAGTCTTTTGCAACAGTAATGCAAAACGGTCATGTTCAATTAAGCCAGGACAAAAACTATTACAGCGTTCCGTATCAATATGTAAAGAAGAAAGCCAAGCTGTTATATACCAAATCAACAGTAGAGATTTATTATAAATACAATCGAATAGCTGTACATCCAAGAAACTACAAACCTTATGTCTATACAACAACTCCTGAGCATTTAGCCAGTACACATCAATTTGTAGCCCAATGGAGTGCTGCCCGCTTCATTGAATGGGCTAATAATATTGATGAGTCAGTAGGAGAATATATAATGCAGATAATCGAAAGCAGAAATCATCCAGAACAGGCTTATAAAAGCTGTTTAGGAATACTGAATTTTGAAAAAAAGGTAGGCAGACAGCGATTAATAAATGCCTGCAGGCGGGCACTTGATTTTAAAATTTACAATTTTAAGACCATACAAAACATTTTAGAAAACAACTTGGATCATATTGATTTTGATCAAGAACCTGAGCAGGAACTTCCCGATCACAGTAACATAAGAGGAAAACACTATTATAACTAA
- a CDS encoding aminotransferase class V-fold PLP-dependent enzyme, whose amino-acid sequence MLDIEKIRADFPILSQKVNGKPLVYFDNAATSQKPTVVIDAISGYYKEINANIHRGVHTLSQIATDAYEVSRKKIQAHINAEKAHEVLFTSGTTHGINLVASGFGAILKSGDEVLVSALEHHSNIVPWQMLCEKTGAVLKVIPMDQNGELIQDAYDALLSEKTKIVAVNHISNALGTINPIQRMIAKAHEVGAAVLIDGAQATPHLRPDVQALDCDFYVFSGHKICGPTGTGVLYGKEVWLEKLPPYQGGGEMIKEVTFEKTTYAGLPHKFEAGTPNIEGGIVLGTSIDYLNAIGFENIAAYEHELLVYGTERLLEIEGLKIYGPNVDSGNKTAVISFNIDGIHPYDIGTIIDRQGIAVRTGHHCAQPIMSFFEIPGTIRASFAFYNTKEEIDLMVAAIKKARTMLV is encoded by the coding sequence ATGTTAGATATAGAGAAGATTAGAGCTGATTTTCCGATACTTTCCCAGAAGGTAAATGGCAAGCCGCTCGTTTATTTTGATAACGCTGCCACCTCACAAAAACCAACGGTGGTGATTGACGCCATCTCAGGATATTATAAAGAAATAAATGCGAATATTCACAGAGGCGTACATACGTTAAGCCAGATTGCTACGGATGCCTATGAAGTGTCGCGCAAAAAAATACAGGCGCATATCAATGCGGAAAAAGCGCATGAAGTTTTATTTACTTCGGGAACTACACACGGAATCAACCTTGTGGCCAGTGGATTTGGCGCTATTTTAAAATCGGGCGATGAAGTATTGGTTTCGGCATTGGAACACCATTCCAATATTGTGCCGTGGCAAATGTTATGTGAAAAAACAGGTGCCGTACTGAAAGTAATCCCAATGGATCAAAATGGGGAACTGATTCAGGACGCCTATGATGCCTTATTATCTGAAAAAACGAAAATTGTTGCTGTAAACCATATCTCCAATGCGTTAGGAACGATCAACCCGATTCAACGGATGATTGCAAAAGCCCATGAAGTGGGTGCTGCTGTTTTAATTGATGGCGCACAGGCAACACCACACCTGAGACCAGATGTGCAGGCACTGGATTGTGATTTTTATGTCTTTTCCGGCCATAAAATCTGTGGCCCTACGGGGACCGGTGTTTTATATGGAAAAGAAGTATGGCTTGAAAAACTGCCACCGTATCAGGGTGGCGGTGAAATGATCAAAGAAGTGACATTCGAGAAAACAACCTATGCAGGCCTTCCGCATAAATTTGAAGCGGGAACGCCAAATATTGAAGGTGGTATTGTGCTGGGAACTTCCATCGATTATCTGAATGCTATTGGTTTTGAGAACATTGCAGCCTATGAACACGAGTTGTTGGTTTATGGAACAGAACGTTTACTCGAAATTGAAGGGCTAAAGATTTATGGCCCCAATGTGGACAGTGGAAATAAAACCGCTGTAATTTCGTTCAATATCGATGGGATCCACCCCTATGATATCGGTACGATTATCGACCGCCAGGGAATTGCAGTACGCACAGGCCATCACTGCGCACAACCGATAATGAGCTTTTTTGAAATACCCGGTACCATCAGGGCTTCTTTTGCTTTTTACAACACTAAGGAAGAAATTGACCTTATGGTGGCAGCGATTAAAAAAGCCCGAACCATGTTGGTGTAA
- a CDS encoding SufE family protein — protein sequence MTIKAIQEEIIDEFSMFDDWDERFQYIIDLGKSLPLIDEAFKKDENTIKGCQSKVWLHAEEQDGVIVFTADSDAIITKGIIAILIRTFSNHKAKEILEADMGFIEEIGLKDHLSPTRANGLVSMIKQIKIYALAFESKNN from the coding sequence ATGACGATTAAAGCCATACAAGAAGAGATCATAGACGAATTTTCCATGTTTGATGACTGGGACGAGCGTTTTCAATATATCATTGACTTAGGCAAAAGCCTGCCGCTTATTGACGAAGCCTTTAAGAAAGATGAAAATACAATTAAAGGCTGCCAGTCGAAGGTATGGCTCCATGCAGAAGAACAGGATGGCGTGATTGTTTTTACAGCCGATAGTGATGCGATCATCACCAAAGGTATAATTGCGATACTAATCCGTACGTTCTCGAACCATAAAGCCAAAGAAATACTGGAAGCAGATATGGGATTTATTGAGGAAATCGGATTAAAGGACCATTTGTCGCCAACCCGTGCGAATGGCCTGGTTTCGATGATCAAACAAATTAAAATATATGCCCTGGCATTCGAATCTAAAAATAATTAA
- a CDS encoding SUF system Fe-S cluster assembly protein, producing MEQDIVIDTNQLGEDIVKVLKTIYDPEIPVDIYELGLIYDVMVNTDYEVKILMTLTSPNCPVAESLPQEVEQKVKALDSVKAAEVEITFDPPWTKDLMSEEAKLELGML from the coding sequence ATGGAACAAGATATAGTAATAGATACCAATCAATTAGGTGAGGATATTGTAAAAGTGCTGAAAACCATTTATGACCCGGAGATACCTGTGGATATTTATGAATTAGGTCTCATTTATGATGTGATGGTAAATACGGATTACGAGGTAAAAATCTTAATGACACTGACCTCTCCAAACTGCCCGGTTGCAGAAAGCCTGCCACAGGAAGTGGAACAAAAAGTAAAGGCTCTTGACAGTGTCAAAGCAGCTGAAGTAGAGATTACATTCGACCCGCCATGGACTAAAGATCTAATGAGTGAAGAGGCCAAACTGGAATTAGGAATGCTATAA
- the istB gene encoding IS21-like element helper ATPase IstB: MNESTVTKMKQMKLYGMFNAFKTAIESGKTDHYTLDQFVSMIIDAEWDERYNRRIERSITNAKFHYKSNIESINFDVSRNLDRNMVLRLAECEFIEKNENILITGSTGVGKSYLGTALGYQACIQGFKVSYFNTSKLFARLKMAKADGTYLRELTKIQRQDVIILDDFGLQALDSHNRITLLEIIEDRHNNGSIIVTSQIPVQGWYDIIGEKTIADAILDRLIHQSHRLELHGESMRKKRGINKE; this comes from the coding sequence ATGAATGAATCCACAGTAACCAAAATGAAACAAATGAAGCTTTATGGCATGTTTAATGCTTTTAAAACAGCCATTGAAAGCGGGAAAACAGATCATTATACCCTTGACCAGTTTGTATCGATGATTATTGATGCAGAATGGGATGAAAGGTACAATCGTCGTATTGAACGAAGTATCACTAATGCCAAATTCCATTACAAATCAAATATTGAAAGTATCAATTTTGATGTATCACGTAACCTGGACCGAAACATGGTACTGCGTCTGGCAGAATGCGAATTTATAGAGAAAAACGAAAACATTTTAATCACTGGAAGCACCGGTGTCGGTAAAAGTTATTTAGGTACTGCATTAGGTTATCAAGCCTGTATACAGGGTTTTAAGGTAAGTTATTTTAATACCTCAAAATTGTTCGCTAGACTAAAAATGGCTAAAGCAGATGGTACTTATCTACGGGAACTTACCAAAATACAAAGACAGGATGTTATAATACTTGATGATTTTGGACTCCAGGCACTTGACAGCCATAACCGAATTACTCTTTTAGAGATCATAGAGGACAGGCATAATAACGGCTCTATAATCGTGACATCACAAATACCAGTTCAAGGCTGGTATGATATAATTGGAGAAAAAACGATAGCCGATGCAATATTAGACAGACTTATACACCAATCTCATAGGCTTGAATTACATGGAGAATCCATGAGAAAGAAAAGAGGAATAAACAAAGAGTGA